TCCGGAGGGCCGTCACTTTACCCGTCCGTGGGCAATTGGCAGAAGCCCTGTCGCTCACACTACTTTATCAAAAACGGGGCGATCATATGGTGCGGCCAGTGGACGGAGGAGGAGGTCAAAATGGGCCGGCGTCTTGAGCATCAGCGACGCGTCGCTCATTTGGATCGCAAATCTCCGCGGAAGAAGCGCCGTCGCTTCTGGGATTGGATGCGCAGTCTGTTTCGCTGATGCATTTTCAGAAAGGGGATTTCACGTGAAACCGCTGACGTCGCCAAAATCATTGGCCGAGTAGATCGAAAATCTATAATTCCATGCTGTGCGCAAACCGCCAACGCGATGCGGTCAAGGTTGTCGCCGCTCACACTGTCAAGCAAGACGGGCCATTTATTTGTCCAGAATGCTGTAAAGACGTGATCCTGAAAAAATGCCGGCTGAAAGTGGATCACTTCGCGCATCGTCCACCAGTGACTTGCCAGTATGGCTCCAAGGAGACTGAACAGCACCGAGCCTGCAAGACCGCCATTTTCGATGCTTTGGCCAAGTGCTCGAACGTCACTAAACTGGAATTGGAGCGACATCTGAAAGAGGTTCGCCCCGATGTAAGTTGCTATATCAGCGGCGTGCCCGTGGCTATCGAGGTGCAGCTCAGCGCACTTTCCTATGAGGCGATTCTCCGCCGAACTGAACACTACGCCCGCAAGAAGATATACGTGCTATGGGTTGCCCAGTGGACTCCGTCGCTTGACACTTCAGAGCGCTACAGTCCTCGGGTGTGGGAGAAATGGTGCCATGCCGCATATTTCGGACGCGTCTACTATTGGACGGCAGGGAGCACCGTGGTGCCTTATCATTTCGATTCGTGCCTGCTGGATGTTCCTCTAAGCGAGTGGCACAATGAGAACGGTGATGAAATGAGCGCTGGAGGCTACACACGCTTTTCAAAGCGCTACCGCACACCCGCCAAGGGTCGCCCGCTGGATATTGCTCGGGATTTTGTGAAATGCGACCATGCAGGTTTTACTCGTGGGGTGATTGAAGTGCCCCAGTGCCGGATTTTTAAAGACCGTTACGGCAAATTCGACAATTTACGCATCAGACCCGCGGTTATCGAACCTGAAGTCGAAAGTGGCGCGGCACGAATACGCGGCGAAGATTTAGAGGAAGATGAATCCTGCCCTTGGTAAGGGTCAGCTCACAGGAATATCAAGAGTCGTAGTCGAAGTTGATGTGAACGCCTAAGAGTTTGTCCGCATCACTCTTGTCCGTCAACTGGAGGACCACTGCATCGCCAAAGATTTGGTTGAATTCCTCTGCACTGAGTTCTTCGCGCATGCTGTCCAACGCATCTTGATTTATCGTCGCGATATATTGTTCGCCATCCCGTTCGGCGGTAGCTTTCGCTTCCCTGAAAAGGATCGAGCGCTGACGGGGATCCATATTGGAATACAAAAGACTATCGTGGAAAAGAAACTGAACGTTGTGGTTCCACTTTGCCCTTAGCACGATCAGGACCGGCCAGCACTCCGGTGTCCGCTCCGACTGCGGCTCCGGCCATTCGTTGCGGGCGGAGACGGCTTGGCTCCGCGCTCACGGCCGCCTCTGGCGATTCGTCGTCCGAGCACGACCATTCGCCA
This portion of the Candidatus Didemnitutus sp. genome encodes:
- a CDS encoding DUF2326 domain-containing protein, which encodes MLRAKWNHNVQFLFHDSLLYSNMDPRQRSILFREAKATAERDGEQYIATINQDALDSMREELSAEEFNQIFGDAVVLQLTDKSDADKLLGVHINFDYDS